The region CTTGACAGGACAGTGCAGGTCGGCCCGTAGCGAGAAGCGCTGAGCGCCTGGGTGCCCGATAACGAAAACCCGGTAGGGCAACAAGAGCGACAGGCAGTCGCCGGGCGGCCGACGACGGCCAGCGAACAGCGCCCTGACCGCACGGACAGCGACGACGGCAGGTTTGACCAGGAACCGGCCGGGATGTCACGGACAGATTACAACGCCCTGCCATCCATCGACAACGACCAGCAACACCACGAAGGATTCGCTCACGGGTGCCCTGTCATCTCAGGGCCCTGCTCTGGAGGAGAAAACGTGCGTGGACCGGGCAACCTGAGCAGGCGCACCTTGGCCGCGCTCTCCGCGTCGGTCCTGGCGACCGACACCCGAGTCCTCACCGGGGCGGGCGGCTTCCGCGAGCGCCCTTCCTCCACCTCCGACACTCCTGCGGCCACCCCCGTCGAGGCGTGGGGCTCACACGAGGCCGAACTGCTCGCGCAGGCCGAGGCCACGCACGTGCCGACAGTCACCCTGATCCTCGCCCCCCACGACGGCCCACCTTCCGGGTCCGGGATCGATGGCGAGATCCAGGCAGGCGGCGATCGCGCTACTCGAGAGCATCAGACACAGACGATCCGCCTGTGCGATTTCGTGACGCACACACACCGTGCTCGATAAACTCCCATCGGTGTACGTGGCTGCGAGCGAGCCAAAGGTCGGGGCACCCACCTTGCTCTTCGTCAACAGCAGTACGGGTAGGACACCGGGTTGACGCCACCTCCACAAACCCAGAGCAGAGAAGGGGGCGGCGTGGCCGCATCCGATTCCACCACCTCGTCGAGCACAAGCACAGCCCCCGACGCGCCTGGCGACGTACACGACGCACCACCGAGCATCGACACTGCTCAACACCACCACGCTTCCCGGCCCCCGCTGCCCTTTGCCGGCCGGATCGGTTCGGTCGAGATCCTCGCCGCGGTGCTGTTGCTGCTCATCTTCCTGCGCGACCCCCTGGCGAGACTGCTGTCCGCGCCGTCGCTGGCAACCTGGACGACGGTATTCGTCTCGGTAATGGTGCAGGCCGTACCCTTCCTCGTCTTCGGGGTGCTGCTCTCCGCGGTGATCGCGGTCTTCGTACCCCGCTCGTTCTGGTCTCGGGCCCTGCCCAAGCACCCCGCCCTCGCCGTGCCGGTCGCCAGCGCCGCGGGGGTGGTCCTCCCCGGCTGCGAGTGCGGTGCCGTGCCGATCGCGGGCTCCCTGATCCGCCGTGGCGTCACACCAGCGGCGGCACTGGCATTCCTTCTCGCCGCGCCGGCGATCAACCCAATCGTCCTCGTCGCCACGGCCGTGGCCTTCCCCAACAACCCCGAGATGGTCCTCGCCCGCGCGGTCGCCAGCCTCATCGTCGCCATGATCATGGGCTGGCTCTGGCTGCGCCTGGGCCGCGCCGACTGGATCCGACTCCCGCGTCGACCCGACCTGGACGGGCTCCGACGCGGGGAAGCGTTCTGGTCCGCCGTACGGCACGATGTGGCCCACGCCGGCGGGTTCCTCGTCATCGGTGCGATGGCCGCGGCCACCATCAACGTGGTCGTCCCGGAACAGTGGCTGCAGACCCTCGCCGAGCAGCCGGTGCTGTCCGTGCTGGTCCTGGCCGCGCTGGCGGTGCTGCTGTCGATCTGCTCCGAGGCGGACGCGTTCGTCGCCGCCTCACTGTCGCAGTTCTCCCTCACCGCCCGGCTGGCCTTCCTGGTGGTCGGTCCGATGGTCGATCTGAAACTCATCTCCATGCAGGCCGGCATCTTCGGCCGTCGCTTCGCTGCCCGATTCGCGCCAGCCACCTTCACGGTCGCCGTCGCGGTCGCCGTCGTCACCGGGATGGTGCTGCTGTGAACCGGATGGCCCAAGCCTGCGTCATGATCTTCTTTGCCGGCGCGGTGCTGCGCGCGACCGTCACCGATCTCTACCTGCGCTATG is a window of Micromonospora sp. WMMD961 DNA encoding:
- a CDS encoding permease, which encodes MDTAQHHHASRPPLPFAGRIGSVEILAAVLLLLIFLRDPLARLLSAPSLATWTTVFVSVMVQAVPFLVFGVLLSAVIAVFVPRSFWSRALPKHPALAVPVASAAGVVLPGCECGAVPIAGSLIRRGVTPAAALAFLLAAPAINPIVLVATAVAFPNNPEMVLARAVASLIVAMIMGWLWLRLGRADWIRLPRRPDLDGLRRGEAFWSAVRHDVAHAGGFLVIGAMAAATINVVVPEQWLQTLAEQPVLSVLVLAALAVLLSICSEADAFVAASLSQFSLTARLAFLVVGPMVDLKLISMQAGIFGRRFAARFAPATFTVAVAVAVVTGMVLL